The segment TGAATGGGATGTGGATGTTATCTTTGGACTGCCAGGTGATGGAATTAATGGCATTATGGAATCGCTACGAAAGCAACAAGATCGCATTCGCTTTATTCAAGTGCGACATGAAGAAGCAGCCGCCTTTATGGCGTGCGGTTACGCAAAATACACGGGAAAACTTGGCGTTTGTTTAGCAACATCAGGCCCAGGGGGCATTCATCTGCTCAATGGTTTATATGATGCCAAACTTGATGGACAACCTGTACTCGCTATTACTGGACATCATTACCATGATTTGATCGATACCCATGCGCAACAAGATGTGGATCTCGATCGAGTCTATATGGATGTTTCGGTTTATAACACACGCATCATGGGACCAGAACATGTTGAAAATGTTGCTCATCTTGCTTGTCGCACCGCATTAGGCCGCCGCGGTGTGGCTCATCTTAATTTTCCTGTGGATATTCAATCATCGCCATTAAAAAAATCAGAACGTTCAAAACGAAATATCCCTAAACATAACACAAACGTATTCGCTAGCCGCATGGGATTGCCTACTGAAGAGGATTTACAATCGGCAGCGGAAATCTTGAATGATTCCAAAAAAATTGCCATTTTAGCAGGTCGCGGCGCTTTAAAAGCAACGCAAGAACTTATCACCTTAGCGGAAAAATTAGGCGCACCCATTATCAAAGCGCTCCTCGGCAAAGCCTGTGTTCCCGATGACAGCCCTTACACAACCGGCGGCATTGGATTATTGGGAACCAAACCGTCGCAAGAAGCAATAGAAGAATGCGATTGTCTTTTAATGGTGGGCACTTCCTTTCCTTATTTGGAATTCTTACCCAAACCCGGAAGCGCTAGAGGAATCCAAATCGATATTAATCCGACCCGAATCGGTTTGCGCTATCCTGTCGAAGTAGGATTAGTGGGCGATGCGCGAATGACACTAAAGCAGCTCTTGCCAAAACTCGGCAATAGTCGAAGTAAAAAATTTTTAGAAAAAGCTCAGGACGGCATGCAAAAATGGTGGGAAATGATGGAAGAACAAGGCACACGCATGGATCGACCAATGAAACCACAAGTAGTCGCCTGGGAATTAAGTAAGCGGCTTAATAACAATGCCATTATTTCTTCGGACAGTGGGACAATTGCAACTTGGTTCGCACGTCAAATCAAAGTCAAACAAGGTCAAATGCACTCACTCTCTGGCACTTTGGCGACGATGGCCAACGGTTTGCCTTACACCATCGCAGCGCAAATTGCTTATCCCGATCGACAGTGTATTGCGTTCGTGGGCGATGGCGGTTTTTCCATGCTCATGGCAGAATTAACTACGGCAGTAAAATATCAGCTCCCCATTAGAGTAGTCATTATCAAAAACAACACTTTAGGCCAAATCAAATGGGAACAAATGGTGTTTTTAGGCAATCCGGAATATGGGTGCGAACTTCATCCCATTGATTTTGCAATGTATGCCCGAGCCTGTGGTGCAACTGGTTTTACTATCGAAGATCCGAAACAATGTGGAACGATTCTTGATCAAGCTTTAGCCACGCCTGGACCTGCAGTGATCGAAGCCGTAGTCGATCCTTTTGAACCTCCTATGCCCGCGAAGGCCGAACCGAAACAAGCTATTAAATTTGCGGAAGCATTAGCCCGCGGGGAACCTCACCGCATGAAAATAGCGACAACCATTTTGGAAGATAAAGTGCGTGAACTGGTTTAACAGCCATGACACTTTTACCCAATCTTGTTGTTGCAACTTCCATCGAAAAAGTTGAAGTGGCCGCTTACCAAATTCCCACGGATTTTCCGGAATCAGATGGAACTTTAAAATGGAACGCCACAACCCTAATTTTAGTTACTATCACAGCAGGCGGGGAAAGGGGTTTGGGCTATACCTATGGCAATGTTGCTACGGCTAAAGTCATTCAAGACCATCTCATTTCATTGGTGATAGATCAAGATGTGAATGAAATTCCTGCGATTTGGTGTTCCTTAATTAGGCAAGTCAGAAATGATGGAACGAAAGGCATCAGCGCTATGGCAATATCCGCCATCGACATTGCGCTGTGGGATTTAAAAGCTAAATTGTTGAATCTGCCACTTGTTCATCTTTTAGGACAAATTCGAAAAAATATTTCTATTTATGGCAGCGGTGGATTCACTTCCTATTCGCTGAAACAACTCGAACAACAGCTTTCTTGCTGGATTGCGCAAGGCATCTCTTGCGTTAAAATGAAAGTGGGACGCTATCCGGAAAAGGATAAAGAACGCGTGGCCACGGCGCGTCATGTGATCGGACCCAAACCGCGATTATTCGTCGATGCCAATAACGCTTATCAGCAAAAAGAGGCATTACATTTTTTGCGCATTTTTTCGAACTATGATATTTCTTGGATGGAACAACCCTTATCGCATGACAACTTTTCTGGAATGCGTTGGTTGCGCGATCAAGTACCTGAAATTGAAATTGCAGAAGGAGAATACGGCTATGAATTATCATATTTTCGGCAACTTCTCGAATCTCAAGCGGTTGATGTCGTGATGGCCGATGTGACTCGTTGCTTAGGCATTACAGGTTTTTTAAAAATTAACGCGCTTTGCGAAGCTTATCATTCTCCCCTTTCCTGCCATTGCGCTCCCTCTTTGCACGTGCACTTAGGATGTGCTTTACCCCAGATTCAACACATTGAATATTTTCACGATCACTCTCGCATTGAACATATGTTATTTGATGGAGTGCTCGATCCCGTAGGTGGCACGTTAACCCCCGATCTTTCTCAACCCGGATTGGGTTTAACATTTA is part of the Verrucomicrobiia bacterium genome and harbors:
- a CDS encoding pyruvate oxidase produces the protein MTMTAADVLIETLIEWDVDVIFGLPGDGINGIMESLRKQQDRIRFIQVRHEEAAAFMACGYAKYTGKLGVCLATSGPGGIHLLNGLYDAKLDGQPVLAITGHHYHDLIDTHAQQDVDLDRVYMDVSVYNTRIMGPEHVENVAHLACRTALGRRGVAHLNFPVDIQSSPLKKSERSKRNIPKHNTNVFASRMGLPTEEDLQSAAEILNDSKKIAILAGRGALKATQELITLAEKLGAPIIKALLGKACVPDDSPYTTGGIGLLGTKPSQEAIEECDCLLMVGTSFPYLEFLPKPGSARGIQIDINPTRIGLRYPVEVGLVGDARMTLKQLLPKLGNSRSKKFLEKAQDGMQKWWEMMEEQGTRMDRPMKPQVVAWELSKRLNNNAIISSDSGTIATWFARQIKVKQGQMHSLSGTLATMANGLPYTIAAQIAYPDRQCIAFVGDGGFSMLMAELTTAVKYQLPIRVVIIKNNTLGQIKWEQMVFLGNPEYGCELHPIDFAMYARACGATGFTIEDPKQCGTILDQALATPGPAVIEAVVDPFEPPMPAKAEPKQAIKFAEALARGEPHRMKIATTILEDKVRELV
- a CDS encoding mandelate racemase, with protein sequence MTLLPNLVVATSIEKVEVAAYQIPTDFPESDGTLKWNATTLILVTITAGGERGLGYTYGNVATAKVIQDHLISLVIDQDVNEIPAIWCSLIRQVRNDGTKGISAMAISAIDIALWDLKAKLLNLPLVHLLGQIRKNISIYGSGGFTSYSLKQLEQQLSCWIAQGISCVKMKVGRYPEKDKERVATARHVIGPKPRLFVDANNAYQQKEALHFLRIFSNYDISWMEQPLSHDNFSGMRWLRDQVPEIEIAEGEYGYELSYFRQLLESQAVDVVMADVTRCLGITGFLKINALCEAYHSPLSCHCAPSLHVHLGCALPQIQHIEYFHDHSRIEHMLFDGVLDPVGGTLTPDLSQPGLGLTFKHTDAIQYAISS